The Candidatus Kaelpia imicola genome contains a region encoding:
- the rpmF gene encoding 50S ribosomal protein L32: MANPKRRHSNARSQKRRTHWKIKEPSVSLCPECKEPKPMHRICPHCGFYKGRRVVAKDES; this comes from the coding sequence ATGGCTAATCCGAAAAGGAGACATTCCAATGCGCGGTCTCAAAAAAGGCGTACCCACTGGAAGATAAAAGAGCCTTCAGTGTCGCTCTGCCCGGAATGCAAGGAGCCCAAGCCGATGCATAGGATCTGCCCGCATTGCGGTTTCTATAAAGGCAGGAGAGTAGTAGCAAAAGATGAAAGTTAG
- the fabD gene encoding ACP S-malonyltransferase produces the protein MKLGYIFPGQGSQYIGMGHDLYEHFDLAKEMFHEANNMLGFDIMRLCFFGPIEELTKTKNCQPAVFLVSVVTLRCLEEYFFTKESGGLIKPAITAGLSLGEYASLVAASSISFEDGLLLTRRRGEFMEEASKENEGQMSAIIGLDRDILEEIAGNTGAEIANINSPNQIVIAGSPGVIKKAETMALDRGAKRVMRLNVSGAFHSSLMEPAARKLMLYLKDLTVLKPEITVLSNVNAYYSFFPQEIKANLINQVNRTTLWLDCVKVMIDSGLTSFLEIGCGKRLKGLLRKIDPNLIVYNIENYNDIENLYQELILEEVNHGYAG, from the coding sequence ATGAAGTTAGGTTATATATTCCCTGGTCAGGGTTCTCAATATATAGGTATGGGACATGATCTCTATGAGCATTTTGATTTAGCTAAAGAGATGTTCCACGAAGCTAATAATATGCTGGGTTTTGACATTATGAGGCTCTGTTTTTTTGGTCCGATAGAGGAGCTTACGAAGACTAAAAATTGTCAGCCGGCCGTATTTCTCGTATCTGTTGTAACTTTAAGGTGTTTAGAAGAGTATTTCTTTACCAAAGAGTCCGGGGGTCTGATAAAACCTGCTATTACCGCCGGTCTGAGTCTTGGAGAGTATGCATCCTTGGTGGCTGCTTCTTCAATATCTTTTGAAGATGGATTGCTTCTTACTAGGAGAAGGGGAGAGTTTATGGAAGAGGCTTCTAAAGAGAATGAAGGGCAGATGAGTGCTATTATCGGTCTGGATAGAGATATCTTGGAGGAGATAGCAGGGAATACAGGGGCTGAGATTGCAAATATCAACTCTCCCAACCAGATAGTTATAGCGGGAAGCCCCGGGGTTATCAAAAAAGCTGAAACTATGGCTTTGGATAGAGGCGCCAAGCGCGTTATGAGGCTGAATGTTTCCGGAGCTTTTCATAGTTCTTTGATGGAGCCTGCAGCACGAAAACTTATGCTCTATTTGAAGGATCTGACTGTCTTAAAACCTGAGATTACAGTCTTAAGCAATGTAAACGCGTATTACTCTTTCTTTCCGCAGGAGATAAAAGCCAACCTCATAAATCAGGTCAACCGTACCACACTATGGCTGGACTGTGTTAAGGTTATGATAGATTCCGGTCTGACCAGTTTTTTGGAGATTGGCTGCGGTAAAAGATTGAAAGGTTTGTTGCGTAAGATAGATCCCAATCTGATAGTCTATAATATAGAGAACTATAACGATATTGAAAACCTTTATCAGGAGTTAATCTTAGAGGAGGTAAACCATGGGTATGCTGGATGA
- the fabF gene encoding beta-ketoacyl-ACP synthase II, producing MKRRVVVTGLGVISPLGNEVEEFWAAVTSGKNGISSITQLDAAAFTSRIAGEVRDFDPSEYISGKALRRMERFTQFAVCAAGKAWGDSGLNIENIDEHKAGVIIGSGIGALSLIEDQVTVYKEKGARRITPFLIPLMIVNIAPAQVAIALGLKGPNHCVVTACASGSHSLGGALRMIQSGDADIMVSGGTESCITHLGLGGFCSLKALSTRNDDPAHASRPFDRERDGFIMGEGAGILVLEEYQHAKKRGANIYAEFVGYGASCDAYHQTAPNPEGEGAYYSMKKALDDAEVNIGDLDYINAHGTSTQLNDKMETKAIKRLLGEDAGNVPVSSIKSMVGHLLGAAGGVEAIAAVLAIRDGIIPPTTNYEYPDPECDLDYVPNEARKAELNLVLSNSLGFGGHNASLLFKKLS from the coding sequence ATGAAAAGACGAGTTGTAGTCACAGGTTTAGGAGTTATCTCGCCTCTTGGTAATGAGGTGGAAGAGTTTTGGGCTGCTGTAACCAGCGGTAAAAACGGGATCTCTTCCATAACTCAACTTGATGCAGCTGCTTTTACGTCACGTATTGCAGGAGAGGTGCGGGATTTTGATCCCAGTGAGTACATCTCGGGTAAAGCCCTGAGAAGGATGGAGCGTTTTACCCAGTTTGCAGTCTGTGCAGCTGGAAAAGCTTGGGGAGATTCAGGTCTTAATATCGAGAACATAGATGAACATAAGGCCGGTGTTATCATAGGTTCTGGTATCGGAGCTCTCAGTTTGATAGAGGATCAGGTTACAGTATACAAGGAAAAAGGTGCTCGCAGGATAACACCTTTCCTTATTCCTCTAATGATAGTGAATATTGCTCCCGCTCAGGTTGCTATTGCTTTAGGGCTAAAAGGCCCCAACCACTGCGTTGTAACAGCTTGCGCTTCTGGAAGTCATTCTCTTGGAGGTGCTTTGAGGATGATTCAGAGTGGAGATGCTGATATCATGGTCTCAGGCGGTACAGAATCCTGCATTACACATCTTGGATTAGGAGGGTTCTGTTCCCTTAAAGCGCTCTCAACTAGAAACGATGATCCTGCCCATGCATCCAGGCCGTTTGACAGAGAGAGGGATGGTTTTATTATGGGAGAAGGGGCAGGAATATTAGTTTTAGAAGAGTATCAGCATGCAAAGAAGCGCGGTGCTAATATCTATGCCGAATTTGTCGGTTACGGGGCAAGCTGTGACGCCTATCACCAGACAGCTCCGAATCCTGAAGGAGAAGGTGCATACTATTCTATGAAGAAAGCCCTTGATGACGCCGAAGTTAATATCGGGGATCTGGATTATATCAATGCTCATGGTACGTCTACCCAGCTTAATGATAAGATGGAGACTAAGGCCATAAAGAGATTACTTGGTGAAGATGCAGGTAATGTACCTGTAAGTTCGATTAAGTCTATGGTCGGTCATCTTCTTGGCGCTGCAGGAGGAGTTGAAGCAATCGCAGCCGTATTAGCCATAAGGGACGGTATCATACCTCCAACTACCAACTATGAGTATCCTGATCCGGAGTGCGACTTAGACTATGTTCCCAATGAAGCCCGTAAAGCCGAATTAAATTTAGTCTTGTCTAACTCTCTGGGCTTTGGCGGTCATAATGCCTCTTTATTATTCAAGAAACTTAGCTAA
- a CDS encoding acetate kinase, which produces MWFLTINSGSSSIKYSLFKVNKRLSLAEKGVVEKIGEEQSFFKTGSRVLRLSIPDHHKAIDLILDAIKREIKDISSLAGIGHRVVHGGEKFKESVVIDSEVLNYIKKCSHLAPLHNPPAVLSIEASVKLLKSIPQIAVFDTAFHHTIPDYAYNYAIPYKFYRQYKIRRYGFHGTSHHYIALEAAKVLNKKLKDTKIISCHLGNGCSITAINGGRSIDTSMGFTPLEGLVMGTRSGDIDPAIVLFLEERGFNYTEIDKILNRESGLLGISGLSNDMRAIERAMLNKNKRAHLAYNIFLYRLIKYISSYIGILEGVDAVILTGGIGENQVRLKRDIKKRLKSILDKFDARVLVIPTDEELMIAREGLRLLKR; this is translated from the coding sequence ATGTGGTTCTTAACGATTAACTCAGGAAGTTCTTCCATTAAATATAGTCTCTTTAAGGTGAATAAGAGGTTGTCTCTGGCCGAAAAAGGAGTTGTTGAAAAGATTGGCGAAGAACAGTCTTTTTTTAAGACCGGGAGCAGAGTGCTGCGGTTAAGTATACCTGATCACCATAAAGCCATAGATCTTATTTTAGATGCAATAAAGAGAGAGATAAAAGATATATCTTCTTTGGCAGGAATTGGCCATAGAGTGGTCCATGGGGGTGAGAAGTTCAAAGAGTCTGTTGTTATAGATAGCGAGGTTTTAAACTATATTAAGAAATGCAGCCACTTAGCCCCGCTGCATAATCCTCCGGCGGTATTATCTATTGAGGCATCTGTAAAACTGCTGAAGAGTATTCCTCAGATTGCTGTTTTCGATACGGCCTTTCACCATACTATTCCCGACTATGCTTATAACTATGCCATCCCTTATAAATTCTATCGGCAATATAAGATAAGAAGATATGGTTTTCACGGTACCAGTCATCACTATATAGCATTGGAAGCAGCCAAGGTTTTAAATAAAAAATTAAAAGATACTAAGATTATAAGCTGTCATCTCGGTAATGGCTGCAGTATTACAGCTATCAACGGCGGGCGGTCAATTGATACAAGCATGGGTTTTACTCCCCTAGAAGGTCTTGTTATGGGTACAAGGTCAGGGGATATAGATCCGGCCATTGTATTGTTTTTAGAAGAGAGAGGGTTTAATTATACCGAGATAGATAAAATCTTAAACAGAGAGAGCGGGCTCCTGGGAATCTCCGGTCTAAGCAATGATATGAGGGCTATTGAGAGAGCAATGCTTAACAAAAATAAGCGGGCCCATCTTGCTTACAATATCTTTCTCTACAGGCTTATTAAGTATATATCTTCCTATATTGGTATCTTAGAAGGTGTTGATGCAGTTATTCTTACAGGCGGGATAGGGGAGAATCAGGTAAGATTAAAGAGGGATATAAAGAAGAGGCTTAAATCCATTCTGGATAAATTTGATGCAAGGGTTCTTGTTATACCTACAGATGAGGAGCTTATGATTGCCAGAGAGGGTTTGAGATTATTAAAAAGATGA
- a CDS encoding acyl carrier protein has translation MGVAEKVKKIISEQLNVKEDEITDNASFVDDLGADSLDTVELVMAFEEEFGIEIPDEDAEKIRMVSDAVKYIGEKAGSKEE, from the coding sequence ATGGGAGTAGCAGAAAAAGTGAAGAAGATTATTTCAGAACAATTAAATGTTAAAGAGGATGAGATTACGGATAATGCCTCTTTTGTAGATGATTTAGGTGCTGATTCTCTCGATACAGTTGAGCTTGTAATGGCTTTTGAGGAAGAGTTTGGTATTGAAATACCGGATGAAGATGCTGAGAAGATTCGCATGGTATCAGACGCTGTTAAGTACATAGGAGAGAAAGCAGGTAGTAAGGAGGAATAA
- a CDS encoding beta-ketoacyl-ACP synthase III: MNIGIVGWGFYVPDRVLSNADLEKMVDTTDEWITTRTGIKTRRIAGDDMAVSDMSARAARQAIERAGLSPKDIELTIVATITPDMFFPSSACFVQKEIGAENAACFDISAACSGFIYAMDVARGLISSLGYKNALVIGAEKLSAIADWEDRNTCILFGDGAGAVVLSEVESGGILSSYLGADGTKDELLYLPGGGSRNPSTHKTVDQRLHYLRMRGNELFKIAVKIMANSAEVALKRAGLEKTDVKQLIPHQANSRIIWATAKMLGLKKEQVFVNIDRYGNMSSASGAVALCEVLDLKNINKDDILLLVAFGGGLTWGAAAIKVS, from the coding sequence ATGAATATAGGTATTGTTGGCTGGGGTTTTTATGTCCCGGATAGAGTGCTTAGTAACGCCGATCTGGAGAAGATGGTTGATACAACAGATGAGTGGATAACAACAAGGACCGGTATTAAGACAAGAAGGATTGCGGGAGATGATATGGCGGTCAGCGATATGAGCGCCAGAGCCGCAAGGCAAGCTATAGAGAGAGCAGGGCTCTCTCCGAAAGATATCGAACTTACCATAGTTGCCACCATCACTCCGGATATGTTTTTTCCTTCCAGCGCCTGTTTTGTACAGAAAGAGATTGGAGCAGAGAATGCGGCCTGTTTTGATATTAGTGCGGCCTGTTCAGGATTTATATATGCAATGGATGTTGCAAGGGGTTTGATATCTAGTTTAGGTTATAAGAATGCTCTGGTTATCGGAGCTGAGAAGTTATCAGCGATAGCTGATTGGGAGGATAGAAACACCTGTATCTTATTTGGGGATGGAGCCGGGGCTGTTGTTTTATCGGAAGTAGAGAGCGGCGGGATTTTAAGCAGTTACCTGGGTGCGGATGGTACCAAAGACGAATTGCTCTATCTTCCCGGAGGCGGGTCCAGAAATCCGTCAACACATAAGACAGTGGATCAGAGGCTGCATTACCTTAGGATGCGGGGAAATGAGCTGTTTAAAATTGCGGTTAAAATTATGGCTAACTCTGCAGAGGTGGCACTTAAAAGAGCGGGGCTGGAGAAAACAGATGTCAAGCAGCTTATTCCTCATCAGGCAAACTCCAGAATAATATGGGCGACCGCTAAGATGCTTGGATTGAAAAAAGAACAGGTATTTGTCAATATAGATAGATACGGCAATATGTCTAGTGCTTCAGGTGCTGTTGCACTCTGTGAGGTTTTGGATTTAAAAAATATAAATAAAGATGATATACTGCTCTTGGTTGCGTTTGGCGGCGGTCTTACCTGGGGTGCGGCTGCAATCAAGGTTAGCTAG
- a CDS encoding transposase family protein has protein sequence MKRERNVKGKIVLNLKDVKKREIKLLTSGVRVVVEKDKEYASCPNCGVLSNKVYEYRKQLILDKPNQDRKVEIELNKRRFVCVNNKCLIKTFTENIEGLASTRRYTRAFENFLKDLVSRKGYLKAQKLLQDKYSLNLSLTTLFYLDYSGSKEN, from the coding sequence ATGAAAAGAGAGAGAAATGTAAAAGGTAAGATTGTCCTTAATTTAAAAGATGTTAAGAAGAGAGAGATAAAGCTTCTGACTTCAGGTGTTAGGGTTGTAGTTGAAAAAGATAAAGAATATGCAAGCTGTCCTAATTGCGGTGTTCTCTCAAATAAAGTCTATGAATATAGAAAGCAGCTTATCCTCGATAAACCTAATCAAGATAGAAAAGTTGAGATTGAGTTAAATAAGCGTAGGTTTGTCTGTGTTAATAATAAGTGTTTGATTAAAACATTTACTGAAAATATAGAGGGTCTTGCATCTACAAGAAGGTATACCAGGGCATTTGAGAATTTCTTAAAAGATTTGGTATCCAGGAAAGGCTATCTTAAAGCGCAGAAATTATTACAGGATAAGTATTCACTCAATCTGAGCTTGACTACCCTGTTCTATCTTGATTACTCCGGCAGCAAGGAAAATTAA
- a CDS encoding phosphate acetyltransferase has translation MQELIKKASLNPGRIIFPEGDDFRIREAVREIEQRKIARPIIFIEQDNADDLEGIDIVNPKDKGMIEKYVDIYSDLRKNKNIAKDKIKNLLESNSVFIAALMVREGLADAVIAGAAYTTKDVARAVIHCIGVRDGSFVSSCFLMDTGIEEFGYKGKFIFADCGIIFSPDFKQLADIAINSGDLFKSLFKKEPYIAFLSYSSHGSASGESIEKIRAAVSLVKKRRPDLNVDGEMQGDAAIVKAVADIKCSDSPVAGHANVLIFPDLNSGNICYKLVDRLTSANALGPIFLGTRYPCSDLSRGCEAEEIVLDAAVISIMAQLNKQ, from the coding sequence ATGCAGGAGTTAATAAAAAAAGCCTCATTAAACCCAGGCAGGATTATATTTCCGGAAGGAGATGATTTCAGAATCAGAGAAGCTGTAAGAGAGATAGAGCAGAGGAAGATTGCCCGGCCTATCATCTTTATTGAGCAGGATAATGCCGATGATCTAGAGGGGATTGATATTGTAAATCCTAAAGATAAAGGAATGATTGAAAAATATGTAGATATCTATAGTGATTTGAGAAAAAATAAAAATATAGCTAAGGATAAAATAAAAAATCTCTTAGAGTCCAACTCTGTTTTTATTGCCGCTTTAATGGTGAGAGAAGGTTTAGCCGACGCTGTGATAGCGGGGGCAGCCTATACCACAAAAGATGTAGCAAGGGCGGTTATCCACTGTATAGGTGTTAGAGATGGTAGTTTTGTGTCGAGCTGTTTTTTAATGGATACCGGAATTGAAGAGTTTGGTTATAAAGGCAAGTTTATATTTGCAGATTGCGGAATTATTTTTTCACCTGACTTTAAGCAGCTTGCCGATATTGCTATTAACTCCGGAGACCTTTTTAAGTCTCTCTTTAAGAAAGAGCCTTATATAGCTTTTTTAAGTTATTCCAGTCATGGCAGTGCTTCTGGTGAAAGCATAGAAAAGATAAGAGCTGCAGTTAGTCTGGTTAAAAAGAGGAGGCCGGATTTAAATGTTGACGGTGAGATGCAGGGTGATGCTGCCATAGTAAAAGCTGTTGCAGATATAAAATGTTCTGATTCTCCGGTAGCAGGACATGCAAATGTCTTAATATTCCCCGACTTAAATAGCGGTAATATATGCTATAAGCTGGTTGACAGATTGACATCTGCGAATGCTCTGGGTCCAATATTCCTGGGAACCAGATATCCCTGCAGTGATCTCTCTAGAGGCTGCGAGGCAGAAGAGATAGTACTTGATGCTGCTGTTATTTCAATAATGGCTCAACTGAATAAGCAATAG
- a CDS encoding DUF177 domain-containing protein, which yields MIDALIINIKNIPPEGLERVLEFDPKDLDLKIEDPAETAVAFEGLLKLDISIEIAASELIIRSRMEYTLKLICSRCLYEFKLPFDKNCILNYNIQNSDSIDISDGIREEVILSYPQKPLCREDCAGVCLTCKVNLNKEECKCRMAES from the coding sequence ATGATAGATGCTTTAATAATAAACATTAAGAATATTCCTCCGGAGGGTCTGGAAAGAGTTCTGGAGTTTGACCCTAAAGATCTGGATTTAAAGATAGAGGACCCGGCTGAAACTGCAGTTGCCTTTGAAGGTCTTTTGAAATTAGATATCAGTATTGAAATAGCGGCTAGTGAGCTTATAATTAGGTCCAGAATGGAGTATACCTTAAAGCTTATCTGCAGCAGGTGTTTGTACGAGTTTAAACTTCCCTTTGATAAAAATTGTATTTTGAACTATAATATTCAGAATTCTGACTCTATTGATATTAGTGATGGTATTAGGGAGGAGGTAATATTAAGCTATCCTCAGAAGCCGCTCTGCAGGGAGGATTGTGCTGGGGTATGTTTAACTTGCAAGGTGAATTTAAATAAGGAAGAGTGTAAGTGCAGAATGGCAGAAAGTTGA
- the coaD gene encoding pantetheine-phosphate adenylyltransferase produces MKKRAIYPGSFDPVTLGHLDIIKRGLRLFDEITVAVADTNSKDNLFTLSERVQMVEDAASDLEGIRVESFKGLMVEFARAKGVNIILRGLRMISDFEYEFQMALTNRRFAPDIETIFMMPNEKYSYISSRLIKEAASLGADTSSFLPQSAIERLDAKLKRAG; encoded by the coding sequence ATGAAAAAAAGAGCAATATATCCTGGTAGTTTTGACCCTGTTACGCTTGGTCATCTCGATATTATAAAGCGGGGCCTGCGTCTCTTTGATGAGATAACGGTGGCTGTTGCTGATACCAATTCTAAAGATAACCTCTTTACATTATCTGAAAGAGTTCAGATGGTAGAGGATGCTGCATCTGATTTAGAGGGGATTAGAGTTGAATCATTCAAGGGGCTGATGGTAGAGTTTGCAAGAGCTAAAGGGGTTAATATTATCCTGAGAGGCTTAAGGATGATATCCGATTTCGAATATGAGTTTCAGATGGCTTTAACCAATAGAAGGTTTGCTCCTGATATAGAGACAATATTTATGATGCCCAATGAAAAGTATTCTTATATCTCATCCAGATTGATAAAAGAGGCAGCCTCTTTAGGGGCGGATACCTCTAGTTTTCTTCCGCAGTCTGCCATAGAGAGATTGGATGCTAAATTAAAGAGGGCCGGATAG
- the ugpC gene encoding sn-glycerol-3-phosphate ABC transporter ATP-binding protein UgpC, with translation MPQVRLSKVSKVYSGDIEAVNEFSLNIESGEFTVFLGPSGCGKSTTLRMIAGLEEITEGEISIGDKIVNDIPAKDRDIAMVFQNYALYPHMTVYENMSFGLRLRSYPKDEIDRRVNEAADILSIKHLLKRRPKELSGGEKQRVAVGRAIVRKPLVFLFDEPLSNLDAKLRGQMRTELNKLHKKLQSTMIYVTHDQVEAMTLGEKVVVMKDGYIQQIADPHTLYNKPDNKFVAGFIGTPPMNFIEGRIVEFDSRLYFDSGNLRVRIVDDMSSYIKDYLDRELIFGIRPEDIYDKLFVSEAPPENVVHVNVEVVEPMGSEVYLYLNAGGVSFIAKVGGQEQAQAGQDLEVVFDMGKIHFFDRDTEKTIV, from the coding sequence ATGCCACAAGTTAGACTAAGTAAAGTCAGTAAGGTCTATTCAGGGGATATTGAGGCTGTAAATGAATTTTCTCTCAACATTGAGAGCGGAGAGTTTACTGTCTTTCTTGGTCCTTCCGGTTGCGGCAAATCCACCACTCTTAGAATGATTGCCGGCTTAGAAGAGATTACAGAGGGTGAGATCTCTATCGGCGATAAGATAGTCAATGATATTCCGGCTAAGGATAGAGATATAGCTATGGTCTTTCAGAATTATGCTCTCTATCCTCATATGACAGTATATGAGAATATGTCTTTTGGTCTAAGGTTAAGAAGCTACCCTAAAGATGAGATAGATAGAAGGGTAAATGAGGCGGCTGATATCTTAAGCATAAAGCACTTGCTTAAGAGGAGGCCTAAGGAGCTCTCCGGCGGAGAGAAACAGAGGGTTGCTGTTGGAAGAGCTATCGTGAGAAAGCCTCTGGTATTCCTGTTTGATGAGCCTTTGAGCAATCTTGATGCTAAGCTGCGCGGCCAGATGAGAACAGAGCTAAACAAACTGCATAAGAAGCTGCAGTCTACAATGATATATGTTACCCATGATCAGGTGGAGGCTATGACGCTGGGGGAGAAGGTTGTTGTAATGAAAGACGGTTATATCCAGCAGATTGCAGATCCGCATACTCTGTACAATAAGCCGGACAATAAGTTTGTTGCGGGCTTTATAGGTACCCCGCCGATGAACTTTATTGAGGGTAGAATAGTTGAATTTGATAGCCGGCTCTATTTTGATTCTGGTAACCTCCGGGTTAGAATAGTAGATGATATGTCATCCTATATTAAGGACTACTTGGATAGAGAGTTAATATTCGGTATCCGTCCGGAAGATATATATGATAAGCTTTTTGTATCTGAAGCACCGCCTGAAAATGTAGTACATGTCAATGTGGAGGTTGTTGAGCCTATGGGTTCTGAAGTCTACCTCTACCTCAATGCAGGAGGCGTCTCTTTTATTGCTAAGGTTGGAGGCCAGGAGCAGGCTCAGGCTGGACAAGATCTTGAAGTAGTCTTTGATATGGGCAAGATACATTTTTTTGACAGAGATACCGAGAAAACTATCGTTTAA
- the plsX gene encoding phosphate acyltransferase PlsX: MKVRIAIDAMGGDFAPAVCVQGAQLALREISDIEIYLVGRSSEISPLIKGREGIHIIDAKEVIAMDEAPALSVRRKKDSSINKAIKMLKEREADVFISAGNTGAVVCAATMILRTLPKVERPGIAIMFPTVKGFSLMIDVGANIDPKPLHLFQYGLMGAAYAELILDKQNPSLGLLNIGEEESKGTEFMKSVNTLLKEGASNYIGNIEGRDIFFGKCDVIIADGFVGNVALKVSESVAMAIAELLKERIKEGVLSRLGALLMLPVLKRLKQDMDYAEHGGAPLLGIDGNIIICHGSSSSKAIKNSIKVAKEMVELGLREKIRDKIVLV; the protein is encoded by the coding sequence ATGAAAGTTAGGATTGCAATAGATGCAATGGGGGGAGATTTTGCCCCCGCAGTCTGCGTTCAGGGTGCTCAGTTGGCTTTGAGAGAGATATCTGACATAGAGATATACCTCGTTGGCCGGTCTTCCGAGATCTCTCCTCTTATTAAAGGAAGAGAGGGTATTCATATTATTGATGCCAAAGAGGTTATAGCTATGGATGAAGCCCCTGCGCTTAGCGTGAGGAGAAAGAAGGACTCTTCTATAAATAAAGCCATCAAGATGCTTAAGGAGAGAGAAGCAGATGTCTTTATAAGTGCAGGTAATACAGGGGCCGTTGTCTGCGCAGCGACTATGATTTTACGCACCCTACCAAAAGTTGAGAGACCAGGTATTGCAATAATGTTTCCAACCGTTAAAGGGTTTTCATTGATGATAGATGTGGGAGCCAATATCGATCCCAAGCCGTTACATCTTTTTCAGTATGGTCTTATGGGGGCAGCTTACGCTGAACTGATATTAGATAAACAGAATCCCAGCCTAGGTCTGCTCAATATTGGAGAAGAAGAGTCTAAAGGTACTGAGTTTATGAAGAGCGTAAATACTCTTCTTAAGGAAGGCGCTTCTAATTACATAGGTAATATAGAAGGCAGGGATATATTTTTCGGTAAGTGCGATGTTATAATAGCAGACGGGTTTGTAGGTAATGTTGCTTTAAAGGTCTCTGAGTCTGTTGCCATGGCTATTGCAGAGTTGTTGAAAGAGCGTATAAAGGAAGGGGTTTTGTCTAGATTAGGTGCATTATTGATGCTGCCTGTTTTAAAGAGATTGAAACAGGATATGGATTATGCAGAGCATGGCGGTGCTCCGCTTTTAGGCATAGACGGTAATATAATCATATGTCACGGCTCTTCTTCCAGTAAGGCTATAAAGAACTCTATTAAAGTTGCTAAAGAGATGGTTGAGCTGGGTTTAAGAGAGAAGATTAGAGATAAAATAGTTTTAGTATAA
- the fabG gene encoding 3-oxoacyl-[acyl-carrier-protein] reductase has protein sequence MGMLDDRVALITGAGRGIGKRIALIFADQGADIICLDLDRESILSTVSEVESRGREALGLVSDISNIKEVEDALASSLEKFEKIDILINNAGITRDNLLLRMSEEDWDIVLKVNLKGAFNCSKVISKHMIKNRGGRIINIASIIGIVGSAGQANYAASKGGLIALTKSLAKEFASRNINVNAIAPGFIKTKMTDDLGDEVKAKMLDGIALKRFGEPDDVAKAALFLASNLSGYITSQVIVVDGGMIS, from the coding sequence ATGGGTATGCTGGATGACAGAGTTGCTTTAATAACAGGTGCCGGCAGAGGTATAGGAAAAAGAATAGCTTTAATATTTGCAGATCAGGGGGCGGATATAATCTGTCTGGATTTAGATAGAGAGAGTATTTTAAGTACAGTCTCTGAAGTTGAGTCTAGAGGCAGAGAGGCCCTGGGTCTGGTCTCTGATATCTCTAATATTAAGGAGGTTGAGGATGCTCTGGCCAGCTCTTTAGAGAAATTTGAGAAAATAGATATTCTTATAAATAATGCCGGTATTACAAGAGATAATCTTCTTCTCAGAATGAGTGAAGAGGATTGGGATATTGTCTTAAAGGTTAATTTAAAAGGAGCTTTTAACTGCAGCAAAGTTATATCTAAACATATGATAAAGAATAGAGGCGGCAGGATAATAAATATAGCCTCTATTATAGGTATTGTTGGCAGCGCGGGGCAGGCCAACTATGCAGCTTCTAAAGGCGGCCTCATTGCTCTTACCAAGTCTCTGGCTAAAGAGTTTGCCTCAAGAAATATAAATGTAAATGCAATAGCGCCTGGTTTTATAAAGACTAAGATGACCGATGATTTAGGAGATGAAGTAAAGGCTAAGATGTTGGATGGTATTGCTCTTAAGAGGTTTGGGGAACCGGATGATGTTGCCAAGGCAGCACTCTTCTTAGCTTCAAATCTCTCTGGTTATATTACATCTCAGGTTATAGTGGTAGACGGTGGTATGATATCCTAA